A DNA window from Branchiostoma lanceolatum isolate klBraLanc5 chromosome 17, klBraLanc5.hap2, whole genome shotgun sequence contains the following coding sequences:
- the LOC136423084 gene encoding squidulin-like isoform X1, whose product MSVKHVVCRSLKMASTVPRSGASLLKIPEMAGVCDATVPTASSAPVPTIRVTSPDVEEIFRKFDIDKDGYISTSELEDALWDLDAVPTEGLIKAIMEQYCRHGNNQLDLVEFDTLVADFRSIGNVDPETLLKTFNKMDKDNSGFIDVEELKQGLQEYFREEPVTEDIVQTIMDAVDKNKDGKISIVEFVNLLNVTV is encoded by the exons ATGTCCGTGAAACATGTTGTCTGCAGAAGTTTGAAAATGGCGTCCACTGTCCCAAG AAGCGGTGCCTCTTTGCTGAAGATCCCCGAGATGGCAGGGGTGTGTGATGCAACTGTGCCGACCGCGTCATCGGCCCCAGTCCCAACTATCAG AGTGACATCCCCAGACGTTGAAGAAATCTTCAGAAAGTTTGACATTGACAAAGACGGTTACATCAGCACCTCTGAGCTCGAAGACGCTCTCTGGGATCTTGATGCCGTACCGACGGAAGGACTAATTAAG GCCATCATGGAGCAGTACTGCAGGCACGGTAACAACCAGCTGGACCTGGTGGAGTTCGACACGTTAGTTGCAGACTTCAGAAGCATCGGGAATGTCGACCCAGAGACGCTGCTaaaaacattcaacaaaatGGACAAG GATAACAGCGGGTTCATAGATGTTGAGGAGCTGAAGCAGGGACTTCAGGAGTATTTCCGCGAGGAGCCGGTTACAGAAGACATCGTGCAAACAATTATGGATGCCGTGGACAAAAACAAAGACGGAAAGATTAGCATTGTGGAATTTGTAAATCTCCTAAATGTTACAGTATGA
- the LOC136423084 gene encoding squidulin-like isoform X2: MAGVCDATVPTASSAPVPTIRVTSPDVEEIFRKFDIDKDGYISTSELEDALWDLDAVPTEGLIKAIMEQYCRHGNNQLDLVEFDTLVADFRSIGNVDPETLLKTFNKMDKDNSGFIDVEELKQGLQEYFREEPVTEDIVQTIMDAVDKNKDGKISIVEFVNLLNVTV; this comes from the exons ATGGCAGGGGTGTGTGATGCAACTGTGCCGACCGCGTCATCGGCCCCAGTCCCAACTATCAG AGTGACATCCCCAGACGTTGAAGAAATCTTCAGAAAGTTTGACATTGACAAAGACGGTTACATCAGCACCTCTGAGCTCGAAGACGCTCTCTGGGATCTTGATGCCGTACCGACGGAAGGACTAATTAAG GCCATCATGGAGCAGTACTGCAGGCACGGTAACAACCAGCTGGACCTGGTGGAGTTCGACACGTTAGTTGCAGACTTCAGAAGCATCGGGAATGTCGACCCAGAGACGCTGCTaaaaacattcaacaaaatGGACAAG GATAACAGCGGGTTCATAGATGTTGAGGAGCTGAAGCAGGGACTTCAGGAGTATTTCCGCGAGGAGCCGGTTACAGAAGACATCGTGCAAACAATTATGGATGCCGTGGACAAAAACAAAGACGGAAAGATTAGCATTGTGGAATTTGTAAATCTCCTAAATGTTACAGTATGA